The Entelurus aequoreus isolate RoL-2023_Sb linkage group LG04, RoL_Eaeq_v1.1, whole genome shotgun sequence nucleotide sequence tggcgacttgtccagggtgtaccacaccttctgcccgaatgcagctgagataggctccagcacccccctcgaccccaaaagggacaagcggtagaaaatggatggatggatgtgacaATACAGTGACAACACGAACACTTCGGGTTGAGGCTAACAACTACACAAATGgcatgtcactgactacttttacagcatgtaacaaaGTACTGCctgctttatttcacatttatccaacaaagtctcAGGAGTAAGCAGCTGAAGTCGCCGCTTCGAGTCGGTCTGATTACTTCATACTCCtctgtaaatacgtttaaaagagtttgtccacttctcgtagctttgcATAccgaaatgaagtttgtaaaaattAATAAACATTATTTAACTGCgtatagtttaaagactacggctgagtaaaaacgCTGCAAGATAGTTTCACTGATCAACATTCAAcacagatgccccacaaaagtcgAACGTTCCTTTTGTTCTTTTTTCTATTCTTTGTCAAATATGTCGGGAATACACAAGAAATAGGAAATAAAAAAATTGTCATCGCATACTACGTAAAGTTGGTTGTGTATTCGAAAAATACGTTTTGGGAACGCCCCCAATCAGCGgtcgacagcacagcccgccccctCACAAGTGCCATGCAGGAACCTAGCTGGGAAGAACTAAAATTAGTTCAGCCACTTCCGTCTGTCCAGAAATACACTTAGGAATGCAATAAAAGCTAGTAGTAGTCTCTCACCTCGAGTGTAGCAGTTGACAATTGCACAAGTCTTCAGCATGATCAATATCACTGGATGAATAATCAGAGAGCGTGATACAAACAAAGCCTTATAATATGGCCAacagcaatgcattgtgggaaatgtagaaACATCCTAACCCTTTTATACACAGAGGAATACAAGACAGAGGTGTTTTTTTACGGTGCGTTTAAGGACCACTAAACAGATCAGATTTTATTggttacgcacttttcatttaaataaatcttaaagcgCTGCAGTACAAATCAATAtttaaacaataaaagcttagctaaTAACACAGAAAAAATActcagactaaaacactatcagtgaagcataagaaacacaaaacaagcaaaatagtgggttttctaactgtGTCTATTTATTATAAAATACTTGGTGAAAAGATTTAAGATAAGATAAGAATCATTATTGTCGTCGTACAAGCATATACAGTACACTAGTTCAGCGAAATTGGGCACAGTTTACCTCGTCAATGCAGAATCGGTAAATAATaagtaaattaagaaaaaaatataaaaatctatttgaaaaaaaaaaatttagaggGAAAATATAAAAACTGGAATCTTATACACTGATTATACACATTTTACATTTGACAGCAGATTATTGTACAAATTAACACAATAACAGTttctgtgtgtgtataagtattttttttagcacattcagcaatactgcaataataatgataaccgggaTAATTTTGGTAACGATTATCAGAATGACATTTTCAAATCTCGGTACTAGTGTGAttaggttttggtcaaaaatgtCAAAAGACCAAATATGTCCCGGTTTTCATACAATACACTGTCTCAGGTTGGGTATGATTAAATATAAGTTGGTGCCTCaggttatacagtatataaatacagtatgtatgtatatatatatatatactgtatatactgtgtatatatatatatatatatatatatatatatatatatatatatatatatatatatatatatatatatatatatacacacagtatatatatatatatacagtatatatatatatattagggctgcaactaacgattatttgataatcgattaatctgtcgattattactttgattaatcgattaatatttggataaaagagacaaactacatttctatcctttccagtattttattgaaaaaaaacagcatactggcaccatacttattttgattattgattctcagctgtttgtacatgttgcagttaataaataaaggcttatttcaaaataaaaatacaaataaaataatatatattaaaaaaaaatgcctctgcgcatagcatagatccaatgaatcgatgactaaattaatcgccaactatttttataatcgattttaatcgatataatcgattagttgttgcagccctaatatatatatatatatatatatatatatatatatatatatatatatatatatatatatatatatatatatatatatatacacacacacacacatacatacatatactcaaatctcatccgcctcaacaaaaacgatcctaaatttctgtttagtacagtagcatggctaacccaacaagggactcctcccagtagctccacccactcggcagatgattttatgaatttctttaataagaaaattgaactcattagaaaggagattaaagacaacgcatcccagctacaactgggctctattaacacaaatacgactgtatatacgacggacactgccctccaaaatagtctctctatttttgatgaaataacattagaggaattattacagcgtgtaagtgggataaaacaaacaacatgtttacttgacccacttcctgggaaacttatcaaggaactgtttgtattattaggtccatcagtgttaaatattataaacttatcactttcctccggcactgttcccctagcattcaaaaaagcggttattcatcctctgctcaaaagacctaacctcgatcctgacctcatggtaaactaccgaccggtctcccaccttccgtttatttccaaaattctcgaaaaaactgttgcacagcagctaaatgaacacttagtgactaacaatctctgtgaaccttttcaatccggtttcagggcaaatcactctacggagacagccctcgcaaaaatgactaatgatctattgctaacgatggattctgatgcgtcatctatgctgctgcttcttgatcttagcgccgctttcgataccgtcgatcataatattttattagagcgtatcaaaacacgtattggtatgtcagacttagccttgtcttggtttaactcttatcttactgacaggatgcagtgcgtctcccataacaatgtgacctcggactatgtcaaggtaacgtgcggagttccccagggttcggttcttggccctgcactctttagtatttacatgctgccgctgggtgacatcatacgcaagtacggtgttagctttcactgttatgctgatgacactcaactctacatgcccctaaagctgaccaacacgccggactgtagtcagctggaggcgtgtcttaatgaaattaaacaatggatgtccgctaactttttgcaactcaacgctaagaaaacggaaatgctgattatcggtcctgctagacaccaacatctatttaataataccaccttaacatttgacaaccaaacaattaaacaaggagactcggtaaagaatctgggtattatcttcgacccaactctctcgtttgagtcacacattaagagtgttactaaaacggccttctttcatctccgtaatatcgctaaaattcgttccatcttgtccactagcgacgctgagatcattattcatgcgttcgttacgtctcgtctcgattactgtaacgtattattttcgggcctccctatgtctagcattaaaagattacagttggtacaaaatgcggctgcaaggcttttgacaaaaacaagaaagtttgatcatattacgcctatactggctcacttgcactggcttcctgtgcacttaagatgcgactttaaggttttactacttacgtataaaatattacacggtttagctccagcctatctcgccgattgtattgtaccatatgtcccgacaagaaatctgcgttcaaagaactccggcttattagtgattcccagagccaaaaaaaagtctgcgggctatagagcgttttctattcgggctccagtactctggaatgccctcccggtaacagttagagatgctacctcagtagaagcatttaagtcccatcttaaaactcatttgtataatctagcctttaaatagacccccccttttttagaccagttgatctgccgtttcttttcttctctcctcttctcccctgtcccttgcgagggggagttgcataggtccggtggccatggatgaagtgctggctgtccagagccgggaccccgggtggaccactagcctgtgcatcggttggggacatctctgcgctgctgacccgtctccgctcgggatggtttcctgttggccccgctgtggactggactcccgctgatgtgttggatccactgtggactggactttcacaatgttatgtcagacccactcgacatccgttgctttcggtctcccctagagggggggggttacccacatatgcggtcctctccaaggtttctcatagtcattcaccgacgtcccactggggtgagtttttccttgcccgtatgtgggctctgtaccgaggatgtcgttgtggcttgtacagccctttgagacacttgtgatttagggctatataaataaacattgattgattgattgatatacacgcgcacacacacacacacacacacacacacacacacacacacacacacacacacacacacacacacagacacagacacagacacacgcgcacacacattcacacacattccaTCAGCTCTGAACATACTCTTCCTTTGAACGTCCTGTCCCACATCCCCTGGTGATTGTGCAAATGAAGAAACCTGATTGTTCATTTCCGATTCTCTTTCTTTCTCTTCATGTCTAAGAGAGACTTACTGTGTCTTCCGGCTCATCTGTCATTCTGCAAGTTTGAGGGGGTGGGAGGACATACACGCTTCAGAATAAAAATGTTTGAAGGATTAGGTAATTGgtaagagagtgagagagagactaTTGACAGACAGAGGCAGACTCAAGCACTTTGTAGGAAGAATAGGGTGTTTGCTGGAACATGAAGACAGCAGGTAAGACTTTAAACATGATAGTTACTTTCATGTATTCACAGTATTAGCCCTTTTTACAGACTGATCACTAAGGCtttgtatttgtttgtttgcATTGTGATGTGTAAGTCACAGTAAGAACTTTCCAGACTCGTTGCATTTACACATCAGGGCTAATGATTATTATGTAAGTGCAAATGTGATTGTTTTCTTGTGCTTTACATTTTTAATATGATTCAGTTGTTGTTGATAATAATTACCTTTtgaaaaaatgttgttttcaaaAACTTCCAATCccaattaacattttttttatataacattTAAAACCATTTTGGGttgtaccttttttttaatctggAGTACGTGTGATGAgagttaacctgactctcgccagatccttgtagttcgctgagctccacacaaggatctggtatcgaaggcaatgcaaactccttcaagagaGCAAAAATTAATGAAACAATCAGGATCGCCgtgcgggatttcatagatgtgacgtagcgccgaagcgactgtttgattcaaacaacaatggcggcacgcagcgaggagtcgtgtgctaacattgattctgctattgcaactgttttgtcgaatctatcaaatattaattctttaaaagatgaacagagaacttttcgctctgtcgttatccaatatgtcggctgttctgttttggatttcccagcgtcgctctcatcagcgtcacgggttgatttcgaagTGAGTGTTAGAAGTAGCATGTCATTcgagataacggacaagtggtttatccaatcacatacaatgatttttttacaaggccccgccttctgaaatacatctcctattgagaagtcccagatccttgtgtggagctcagcgaactacaaggatctggcgagagtcaggttagacgAGAGTAGTCTTCTCCAAAACAACTGTTGTAAAATGTTGTTGTAAAAGTCTGATCgccttctgttttgtctgaaatGTTCCGATTTGGATTTCTGCCGATGGCTGATTAAGTGCCTTCAAATTAGCCAAACTAACCCACTATATGTTCATTTTAGGGGTAAAAAAATGAAAGGATGTCCGAGTACCCAGAGATAAGCCGTATTAGCACAGGTAGAAtgggcaaactccacacagaagggCCGAGCTGTGTTTTGAGCCCAGCTTCGAGTTATGTAGGTCCAGTGCTGCTGTAGGTGTTCTCATGTCATGTCATTGTGGACTAAGATGCTACATGCTTTTATCAACTTATCCACTGAAACGGATTGTTCTGTATTGATTAGTGTGTTCTATCATTAACTACAAAGTTGCTTTAAAAAGTGAAAATTAGCTTTGTTTCTATCTAAACCTTAGAAGTCCACCATTCTTTGAAGTTAGCTTCTTCCCCTATTATCCTGATATCACCAGTATGTAATGTTTGCAATTGTTCTATTTTTTCCATTCCTATGACACAATACATGTTTTGTCCTTCTACTGTCCTTTCTAGTTTTTCCAATGGGCAGCAAAGCCAGCAGGTTAAGTACATTGGCTCAGACGCTGAACAGCACCCCCATGGATCAAACAGAACAGAATCTAAACCCAGAAGACTTTGTTGAGCTTGACCCCGACCAGCTGCTAAGGGAGTGTGAGGAAGCCCTCCAGAGGCGTCCAGCCAGGCCCCACAGAGATCTGGTGTATCCCAAGGGAGCCGCACACTTCCGCCACCAGCCCGGCCCCTCCATACGAGTGATGCAGTGGAATATACTTGCACAAGGTAGACACATAAATAATCACCCTACCAATATCTGTTCATGTATACTGTAGGGAATTTAAGTATTCGGGTACAATCTGCTCAATGTATTCTGCACCTTGCTCAAGTATAGCTTAACTAGTACTAGTGCTCAGTGCTATACACTGCAAGAGGTGTGCTTGGGTTTTGTAGGATTGCtcatttgttattttgcattaAGCTTGCTTCAGTTTAGATTTTGTACTGACACTTTGTTTGTTCACACTTTCCAGCACTAGGTGAAGGGAAGGATGGATTTATTCGGTGTCCTCTGGAGGCCCTCAACTGGAAGGAAAGGAAGTATCTCATCCTGGAGGAGATCCTCAACTATCGCCCTGACATTGTTTGCCTGCAGGAAGTTGACCATTACTATGACACTTTCCAGCCAATCATGGCCAGCCTAGGTTACCATGGGAGTTTCTTGGCCAAGCCTTGGTCTCCTTGTCTAGATGTAAAACAAAACAATGGACCCGATGGTTGTGCATTGTTCTACCGCCTCTCGCGTTTCTCCCTGCAGACTTCAGTTCATTTGCGGCTGTCAGCAATGATGTTACCCACCAACCAGGTAGCCATTGTGCAAGTACTGAACTGCCGGCTAACAAGTCGGCGACTCTGTGTGGCTGTTACGCATTTAAAAGCTCGAAGTGGCTGGGAAAGGCTAAGGAGTGCACAGGGTGCTGACCTGTTACACAGCTTACGAAACATAACTTCCAGGAGTGGAGGAACCCAGGATCTGCAGTCATCAGAGGCAGATC carries:
- the nocta gene encoding nocturnin isoform X2 — its product is MKTAVFPMGSKASRLSTLAQTLNSTPMDQTEQNLNPEDFVELDPDQLLRECEEALQRRPARPHRDLVYPKGAAHFRHQPGPSIRVMQWNILAQALGEGKDGFIRCPLEALNWKERKYLILEEILNYRPDIVCLQEVDHYYDTFQPIMASLGYHGSFLAKPWSPCLDVKQNNGPDGCALFYRLSRFSLQTSVHLRLSAMMLPTNQVAIVQVLNCRLTSRRLCVAVTHLKARSGWERLRSAQGADLLHSLRNITSRSGGTQDLQSSEADPLVVCGDFNAEPSEDVYRHFRSSPLGLDSAYKLLSSDGQTEPPYTTWKIRPTGESCSTLDYIWYTRNALSVDCLLDIPTEDQIGPDRLPSFHYPSDHLSLLCDIRFREG
- the nocta gene encoding nocturnin isoform X1 → MNQTRRCSALMGQTCISSLEGGITRRVFGSAAAGLPPAETRCHYHRGKGGELKKTGRQPKSLVESTTERVAVFPMGSKASRLSTLAQTLNSTPMDQTEQNLNPEDFVELDPDQLLRECEEALQRRPARPHRDLVYPKGAAHFRHQPGPSIRVMQWNILAQALGEGKDGFIRCPLEALNWKERKYLILEEILNYRPDIVCLQEVDHYYDTFQPIMASLGYHGSFLAKPWSPCLDVKQNNGPDGCALFYRLSRFSLQTSVHLRLSAMMLPTNQVAIVQVLNCRLTSRRLCVAVTHLKARSGWERLRSAQGADLLHSLRNITSRSGGTQDLQSSEADPLVVCGDFNAEPSEDVYRHFRSSPLGLDSAYKLLSSDGQTEPPYTTWKIRPTGESCSTLDYIWYTRNALSVDCLLDIPTEDQIGPDRLPSFHYPSDHLSLLCDIRFREG
- the nocta gene encoding nocturnin isoform X3, with product MGSKASRLSTLAQTLNSTPMDQTEQNLNPEDFVELDPDQLLRECEEALQRRPARPHRDLVYPKGAAHFRHQPGPSIRVMQWNILAQALGEGKDGFIRCPLEALNWKERKYLILEEILNYRPDIVCLQEVDHYYDTFQPIMASLGYHGSFLAKPWSPCLDVKQNNGPDGCALFYRLSRFSLQTSVHLRLSAMMLPTNQVAIVQVLNCRLTSRRLCVAVTHLKARSGWERLRSAQGADLLHSLRNITSRSGGTQDLQSSEADPLVVCGDFNAEPSEDVYRHFRSSPLGLDSAYKLLSSDGQTEPPYTTWKIRPTGESCSTLDYIWYTRNALSVDCLLDIPTEDQIGPDRLPSFHYPSDHLSLLCDIRFREG